The DNA segment GCCATACCGCATTTCCCGCGATACTTTTTCCCCTCATCAGTGAAGAGGTTCCCGGTTGACCATGGATTGATACGTGTTGTTTTTAATATTGATTTTATGATATAGTTACCCTCGTGAATGGCGGGTATCATCGATAGGAAATTTGGAGGCAACCTGTTTTGCGGATCAAGAGGGAACATACGCGGTTCGATCTCATCGATATACAGGGCAAGATGACCCTGGTCAACAAGGTAGAGCTCGTTGACATCAGTCTTGGCGGAGTTGGATTGAAAGTAGACAAGCGCTTAGAGGTCGGCAGGGAATATCTGATCAGACTTGGAGACAAGGAGCATGGTCTCGATGTGAGGGGCGTCATCGTGCGTTTTACCTTGATTGGATCGGAAGCGGGGGCAGATGGAGAAAGTGTTTTAATATACTCGGCAGGTATGAAATTCAAGGCGGGCTCGGAAGACAAGATCACCGCTTTTCTCAATTCCGTTGAGCATCGTACAAAAGAGGAAACTTCGCCGATGGCTGAGCGGAGGCTCGATGCACGGTTCCAGATCAACGCTCCCCGGGAAAAGATCATGGTCTTTCCCTCAAATTTCAGGGTGAAAGACATCAC comes from the Nitrospirota bacterium genome and includes:
- a CDS encoding PilZ domain-containing protein — protein: MRIKREHTRFDLIDIQGKMTLVNKVELVDISLGGVGLKVDKRLEVGREYLIRLGDKEHGLDVRGVIVRFTLIGSEAGADGESVLIYSAGMKFKAGSEDKITAFLNSVEHRTKEETSPMAERRLDARFQINAPREKIMVFPSNFRVKDITSGSMLIHSDQPLQKESMVPIELYLNEDDHLNLMGKVFSSRKMEDREPATYEIEMTYADLAEKDQALLQKIKDYLATQH